One genomic window of Cupriavidus oxalaticus includes the following:
- a CDS encoding Bug family tripartite tricarboxylate transporter substrate binding protein has product MRFPSRIARPIAVAMCALGLAGSAAAQGNATPWPVKPIRLVVNFPAGGAADTLARGISPTLSEALKRPVVVDNRPGANGIVGGDAVAKAQPDGYTFLLTSGGAVAIDPFLYKKMPYDPLRDLTPVASVALVRVYLLVHPSLPVKTLGEFVSYVREHPGKLSYGSAGNGSTPHIAAEMFKRSGGLDAVHVPYKGAAPALGDLLAGQVQFMFDPGPGLQYVASGKLRLLAVASARRAPQFPDVPTLAEAGLRDVDGDSTFGVYAPAGTPPAILERMNREINQALSAASLQESVRKLGGTAEPMSIRAYGERQIADRARYGRFIRQAGITVD; this is encoded by the coding sequence ATGCGATTCCCTTCCCGCATTGCGCGCCCCATTGCCGTGGCAATGTGCGCGCTGGGCCTGGCCGGCAGCGCGGCTGCACAAGGCAATGCCACGCCGTGGCCCGTGAAGCCGATCCGGCTGGTGGTGAACTTCCCGGCCGGCGGCGCGGCCGACACGCTGGCCCGCGGCATTTCACCGACCCTGTCCGAAGCGCTCAAACGCCCCGTGGTGGTGGATAACCGGCCCGGCGCGAACGGCATCGTCGGCGGCGATGCCGTGGCCAAGGCACAGCCGGATGGATACACCTTCCTGCTGACCTCCGGCGGTGCGGTGGCGATCGATCCCTTCCTCTACAAGAAGATGCCCTACGACCCGCTCAGGGACCTGACGCCCGTGGCATCCGTGGCGCTGGTGCGGGTCTACCTGCTGGTGCATCCCTCGCTGCCGGTCAAGACGCTGGGCGAGTTCGTCAGCTACGTGCGCGAGCATCCGGGCAAGCTCAGCTACGGCTCGGCCGGGAACGGCAGCACGCCGCATATCGCGGCGGAAATGTTCAAGCGGTCGGGTGGGCTCGATGCCGTGCACGTGCCGTACAAGGGCGCGGCGCCGGCTTTGGGCGACCTGCTCGCGGGGCAGGTCCAGTTCATGTTCGACCCGGGGCCGGGGCTGCAATACGTTGCCAGCGGCAAGCTGCGCCTGCTCGCGGTGGCCAGCGCCCGGCGCGCACCGCAGTTCCCCGATGTGCCCACGCTGGCCGAAGCCGGCCTGCGGGACGTGGACGGCGATTCGACCTTCGGGGTCTATGCGCCTGCAGGCACGCCGCCGGCCATCCTGGAGCGCATGAACCGCGAGATCAACCAGGCACTGTCCGCTGCGTCGCTACAGGAAAGCGTCAGGAAGCTGGGCGGCACGGCGGAGCCGATGAGCATCCGCGCGTACGGTGAGCGGCAGATCGCCGACCGGGCGCGCTATGGCAGGTTCATCCGGCAGGCAGGGATCACGGTGGACTGA
- a CDS encoding c-type cytochrome: MKKLLTMVVLGAAAMGAQAQEVKGNGDAAKDKVAMCIGCHGIPGYRASFPEIYEVPMLGGQSAKYIENALKAYQKGERKHPTMRSIAATLTEQEIADVAAYYSQQKPNTQNNALK; encoded by the coding sequence ATGAAAAAGCTCCTCACGATGGTGGTGCTGGGCGCGGCTGCAATGGGCGCGCAGGCACAGGAAGTCAAGGGCAATGGAGACGCTGCCAAGGACAAGGTTGCAATGTGCATCGGATGCCACGGCATTCCGGGCTACCGTGCGTCGTTCCCCGAGATCTATGAAGTGCCGATGCTGGGCGGCCAGAGCGCCAAGTACATCGAAAACGCGCTGAAGGCGTACCAGAAGGGCGAGCGCAAGCACCCGACCATGCGCAGCATCGCGGCCACGCTGACCGAGCAGGAAATCGCCGACGTGGCGGCCTACTACTCGCAGCAGAAGCCGAATACCCAGAACAACGCCCTGAAGTAA
- a CDS encoding c-type cytochrome, which translates to MKTLKTLSIALGALVLGAAALPASAADLANGKALVQKGACVACHGEGLNKPISPDYPKLAGQHADYLYHAMASYQVSGNALVGRSNAIMAGQVNANPAVTGKDGKPRPFTRKELKDIAAYIESLPGDLVLKK; encoded by the coding sequence ATGAAGACGCTCAAGACGCTTTCGATCGCGCTCGGCGCACTCGTGCTGGGTGCCGCCGCACTGCCGGCTTCGGCCGCCGACCTCGCCAACGGCAAGGCGCTGGTGCAAAAGGGTGCCTGCGTGGCCTGCCACGGCGAGGGCCTGAACAAGCCGATCTCGCCCGACTATCCCAAGCTGGCCGGCCAGCATGCCGACTACCTGTACCACGCGATGGCGTCGTACCAGGTGTCGGGCAACGCGCTGGTGGGCCGCTCCAATGCGATCATGGCCGGCCAGGTCAACGCCAATCCGGCCGTGACCGGCAAGGATGGCAAGCCGCGTCCGTTCACGCGCAAGGAGTTGAAGGATATCGCAGCGTATATCGAGTCGCTGCCGGGCGACCTGGTGCTTAAGAAGTAA
- a CDS encoding NosR/NirI family protein, whose translation MIHAILERLAAGFAVCLLALGFAVPAHAGAYEAALPPELSTAADLCALVSCTEVLPGATSFSPRKGQPPYVEGYRTGADGKREVIGYVMLSTDITDTPAYSGKPVVTLIGMDTRGQYTGVRVLKHSEPILLLGIPESALLDFNQQYVGKSVADKIEVGQSRPDEGVVGVDAISGATVTVIAQNQVLTTSGAAVARQVGILAPAKRAPARFAESGKQYGWQQLVAGGLVQRLLVQPAQVGLPGSGEPFIELWFGDLNHPDIGRSVLGDAGWQGLRAQLKPGEHAIFVVRTRGAESFKGSGFVRGGIYDRVQVRQGADAFTFRDLDYLNLYGVAAEGAPAVTESAIFVIRSPAFSAAYPWKLSFLGNRVDRATGTRSFASFDAPYWLPAAMLQGGRPQLDEPEAPWRKVWRKQATAIGLFIALLGAVTLVYALRERLTRRATHKNKWPVNAFKYTAWALSIVFVGFGAMAQPSITQVLTWFHALLLRWDWALFLSDPFIFCFWIFIIITVLLFGRGLFCGWLCPFGSLSEAIYKLGRFQGLKRWQRQLPRRWHDRLKWVKYGVFFGLLAVSVFSMALAEMLAEIEPFKTTFLVGIPNRAWPYGLFACTLLGLSLFIERPYCKYLCPLGAALAMPSTFRWFGLRRKPDCNHCKACAVGCGAQAIDADGRIDHRECLHCLDCMVLYTDTRGCPPLARERKRRERDALPLTPVGRNGYFIPLVPVPAEAAQPSGPDPRMPTDPVAPPYAVTAGVARWVAELWDHLCPWSGQGWRTAAALQLAGLAVALAATVAWALAASGQMRAGAVIGWWLGWSLYEVLIRLSGKRYVKDGPWWRGRYRRATVMDMLSYVGFKNLLVGALLFLALKAMGMLAA comes from the coding sequence ATGATCCACGCAATTCTCGAACGGCTTGCGGCGGGCTTCGCCGTGTGCCTGCTGGCGCTTGGCTTTGCCGTGCCGGCGCACGCCGGCGCTTACGAGGCGGCCTTGCCGCCGGAACTGTCCACCGCGGCGGACCTGTGCGCGCTGGTGTCCTGCACCGAAGTGCTGCCCGGCGCCACCAGCTTCTCTCCGCGCAAGGGACAACCGCCCTACGTCGAAGGCTATCGCACTGGCGCGGACGGCAAGCGCGAGGTGATCGGGTACGTGATGTTGTCCACCGACATCACCGATACGCCAGCGTATTCCGGCAAGCCGGTGGTGACGCTGATCGGCATGGATACGCGAGGGCAGTACACCGGAGTCAGGGTGCTGAAGCATTCCGAGCCGATCCTGCTGCTGGGCATCCCGGAATCGGCGCTGCTCGATTTCAACCAGCAGTACGTCGGCAAATCGGTTGCCGACAAGATCGAGGTCGGGCAGTCGCGGCCGGACGAAGGCGTGGTCGGTGTCGATGCGATTTCCGGCGCCACCGTGACGGTGATCGCGCAGAACCAGGTGCTGACCACGTCGGGCGCGGCAGTGGCGCGGCAGGTCGGCATCCTGGCGCCGGCGAAGCGGGCACCGGCGCGGTTCGCCGAAAGCGGAAAACAATATGGCTGGCAGCAACTGGTGGCCGGCGGACTGGTGCAGCGGCTGCTCGTGCAGCCGGCGCAGGTCGGGCTGCCCGGCAGCGGCGAGCCCTTTATCGAACTGTGGTTTGGCGATCTCAATCATCCCGACATCGGCCGCAGCGTGCTGGGCGATGCCGGCTGGCAGGGGCTGCGCGCGCAGCTAAAGCCCGGCGAGCACGCCATTTTCGTGGTCCGCACCCGGGGGGCGGAATCGTTCAAGGGCTCGGGCTTCGTGCGCGGCGGCATCTACGATCGCGTGCAGGTGCGCCAGGGTGCCGACGCGTTCACCTTCCGCGACCTGGACTACCTCAACCTCTACGGCGTCGCGGCGGAGGGCGCGCCGGCGGTGACGGAGTCGGCGATCTTCGTGATCCGGTCGCCGGCGTTTTCCGCGGCGTATCCGTGGAAGCTGTCATTCCTCGGCAATCGCGTCGACCGCGCCACCGGCACGCGCAGCTTCGCCAGCTTCGATGCGCCATACTGGCTGCCGGCAGCGATGCTGCAGGGCGGCCGGCCGCAGCTCGACGAACCCGAGGCGCCGTGGCGCAAGGTCTGGCGCAAGCAGGCCACCGCAATTGGCCTGTTCATCGCGCTGCTCGGCGCGGTCACGCTGGTCTACGCACTGCGCGAGCGCCTGACGCGGCGCGCTACACACAAAAACAAATGGCCGGTCAATGCGTTCAAATACACCGCCTGGGCGCTCAGCATTGTCTTTGTCGGCTTCGGCGCGATGGCGCAGCCATCGATCACGCAGGTGCTGACGTGGTTCCATGCACTGCTGCTGCGCTGGGACTGGGCGTTGTTCCTCAGCGATCCCTTTATCTTCTGCTTCTGGATCTTCATTATCATCACCGTGTTGCTGTTCGGGCGCGGGCTGTTCTGCGGCTGGCTGTGCCCGTTCGGCTCGCTGTCCGAGGCGATCTACAAGCTGGGCCGTTTCCAGGGCCTGAAGCGATGGCAGCGGCAGTTGCCGCGCCGCTGGCATGACCGGCTCAAGTGGGTCAAGTACGGCGTGTTCTTCGGGCTGCTGGCGGTGTCGGTGTTTTCGATGGCGCTGGCCGAGATGCTGGCGGAGATCGAGCCGTTCAAGACGACCTTCCTGGTCGGCATCCCGAACCGCGCGTGGCCCTACGGGCTGTTCGCCTGCACGCTGCTGGGACTGTCGCTGTTCATTGAACGGCCTTACTGCAAGTACCTGTGCCCGCTCGGCGCCGCACTGGCAATGCCCAGCACGTTCCGCTGGTTTGGCCTGCGGCGCAAGCCCGACTGCAACCACTGCAAGGCATGCGCGGTGGGCTGCGGCGCGCAGGCGATCGATGCCGATGGCCGCATCGACCATCGCGAATGCCTGCATTGCCTCGACTGCATGGTGCTCTATACCGATACGCGCGGCTGCCCGCCGCTGGCGCGCGAGCGCAAGCGGCGCGAACGCGACGCGCTGCCGCTGACGCCGGTGGGACGCAACGGGTATTTCATCCCGCTGGTGCCGGTGCCGGCTGAAGCGGCGCAGCCGTCGGGCCCGGATCCGCGCATGCCGACGGACCCGGTGGCGCCCCCCTACGCGGTAACGGCCGGCGTCGCGCGCTGGGTCGCCGAGCTGTGGGACCACTTGTGTCCATGGAGCGGGCAGGGCTGGCGCACCGCTGCCGCACTGCAGCTGGCGGGCCTCGCGGTGGCGCTGGCCGCAACCGTTGCGTGGGCACTGGCGGCCAGCGGACAGATGCGCGCCGGCGCGGTGATCGGCTGGTGGCTGGGCTGGAGCCTCTATGAAGTGCTGATCCGCCTGTCCGGCAAGCGCTATGTCAAGGATGGCCCGTGGTGGCGCGGCCGTTACCGGCGCGCAACTGTGATGGACATGCTTAGCTATGTCGGCTTCAAGAACCTGCTGGTCGGTGCGTTGCTGTTCCTGGCGCTGAAGGCGATGGGGATGCTGGCCGCATGA
- the nosZ gene encoding TAT-dependent nitrous-oxide reductase, whose amino-acid sequence MTRHSQHPLAHTDAPAAPGRRRFINTAALAGLAGVAACTDKGAAPAAATAASAAQAGHGGAPAGVSVHLKPGELDTYYGLWSGGHAGDVRVLGLPSGRELHRIPCFVPDALTGWGITNESKRVMGTRPDGNVLYTVGDTHHVHASYKDGNYDGRYAWINDKINARLARIRLDYFVCDKITDLPNVQGFHGIFPDKRDPVDANINYTTRVFCGAEFALPLPNTPTEDAGKYRSLFTCVDAETMAVRWQVLIDGNCDLVASSYDGKLAATNQYNVEMGARYEDMMSAERDACLFFNIARIEAAIKDGKFKTIGDSKVPVVDGTHAANADPKTALTTYVSVPKNPHGVNASPDQKYFICAGKLSPTGTVIELAKVLDWFDGKLETPDDAIVAEVELGLGPLHTAFDGRGNAYTTLFLDSQIVKWNIDAAIRFHKGDKNAKYVVDRLDVQYQPGHLNASQSETVAADGKFLAVGCKFSKDRFLPVGPLHAENEQLIDISGDKMVLLADHPVHSEPHDFIIFRRELLRPKQVYALDDFPLAVKDPQQSGVFRNGRKVTVKITSQAPVFSLREIKLKKGDEVTLILTNLDKIEDLTHGFAIPKYNINFIVNPLETASVTFVADKPGVFWCYCTHFCHALHLEMRSRMIVEA is encoded by the coding sequence ATGACGAGGCATTCGCAACACCCACTGGCACACACCGATGCACCGGCGGCACCGGGACGAAGGCGCTTTATCAATACCGCGGCGCTGGCCGGGCTGGCCGGCGTGGCGGCGTGCACGGACAAGGGCGCCGCGCCCGCCGCGGCCACCGCGGCAAGCGCTGCCCAGGCAGGACATGGCGGCGCCCCTGCCGGCGTGTCGGTGCACCTGAAGCCGGGCGAGCTCGATACTTACTACGGCCTGTGGAGCGGCGGCCATGCGGGCGACGTGCGCGTGCTGGGCCTGCCCTCGGGGCGCGAGCTGCACCGCATCCCGTGCTTCGTGCCCGACGCGCTGACCGGCTGGGGCATCACCAATGAATCCAAGCGCGTGATGGGCACGCGCCCCGATGGCAACGTGCTGTACACCGTCGGCGACACGCACCACGTGCATGCCTCCTACAAGGACGGCAACTACGATGGCCGCTACGCGTGGATCAACGACAAGATCAACGCGCGGCTGGCGCGCATCCGGCTCGACTACTTTGTCTGCGACAAGATCACCGACCTGCCCAACGTGCAGGGCTTCCACGGCATTTTTCCGGACAAGCGCGACCCCGTCGACGCGAACATCAACTACACCACGCGCGTGTTCTGCGGCGCGGAGTTCGCCCTGCCGCTGCCCAATACGCCGACCGAGGACGCCGGCAAGTACCGCTCGCTGTTCACCTGTGTCGATGCGGAGACGATGGCGGTGCGCTGGCAGGTGCTGATCGACGGCAATTGCGACCTGGTCGCATCCTCGTACGACGGCAAGCTGGCTGCCACCAACCAGTACAACGTCGAGATGGGCGCGCGCTATGAAGACATGATGTCGGCCGAGCGCGATGCCTGCCTGTTCTTCAACATCGCCCGCATCGAGGCTGCGATCAAGGATGGGAAATTCAAGACCATCGGCGATTCGAAGGTGCCGGTGGTCGACGGCACGCACGCGGCCAACGCCGACCCGAAGACCGCGCTGACCACCTACGTCTCGGTGCCGAAGAACCCGCACGGCGTCAATGCCAGCCCGGACCAGAAGTACTTCATCTGCGCCGGCAAGCTGTCGCCGACCGGCACCGTGATCGAACTGGCGAAGGTGCTGGACTGGTTCGACGGCAAGCTGGAGACGCCCGACGATGCCATCGTCGCCGAGGTCGAGCTGGGCCTGGGGCCGCTGCATACCGCCTTCGACGGGCGCGGCAATGCCTACACCACGCTGTTCCTCGACAGCCAGATCGTCAAGTGGAATATCGACGCGGCGATCCGCTTCCACAAGGGCGACAAGAACGCCAAGTACGTGGTCGACCGACTCGACGTGCAGTACCAGCCCGGCCACCTGAACGCCTCCCAGTCCGAAACCGTCGCCGCCGACGGCAAGTTCCTGGCAGTGGGCTGCAAGTTCTCCAAGGATCGTTTCCTGCCGGTGGGGCCGCTGCATGCCGAGAACGAGCAGCTGATCGATATCTCGGGCGACAAGATGGTGCTGCTGGCGGACCATCCGGTGCACAGCGAGCCGCACGATTTCATCATCTTCCGTCGCGAGTTGCTGCGGCCGAAGCAGGTCTATGCGCTGGATGATTTCCCGCTGGCGGTGAAGGATCCGCAGCAGTCGGGCGTGTTCCGCAACGGCAGGAAGGTGACGGTGAAGATCACGTCGCAGGCGCCGGTGTTCTCGCTGCGCGAAATCAAGTTGAAGAAGGGCGACGAGGTCACGCTGATCCTGACCAACCTGGACAAGATCGAAGACCTGACGCACGGGTTTGCCATCCCCAAATACAACATCAACTTCATCGTCAATCCGCTCGAGACCGCGTCGGTAACCTTTGTCGCCGACAAGCCGGGCGTGTTCTGGTGCTACTGCACCCACTTCTGCCACGCGCTGCATCTTGAGATGCGCAGCCGCATGATCGTCGAGGCCTGA
- a CDS encoding GNAT family N-acetyltransferase — MTAFAKPVTLAGKHATLEPLRPEHADGLRAACADGELYKLWYTSVPAPERMEAEIVRRLGLQEQGSMLPFAVRDAAGELAGMTTYMNIDAANRRVEIGSTWYARRVQRTPLNTECKLMLLGHAFDQLDCIAVEFRTHWMNQQSRAAIARLGAKQDGVLRNHQRMQDGSLRDTVVFSIIASEWPTVRQHLQFQLDRPR, encoded by the coding sequence ATGACCGCTTTTGCCAAACCCGTGACCCTGGCCGGCAAGCACGCCACGCTGGAGCCGCTGCGACCCGAGCACGCCGACGGCCTGCGCGCCGCCTGCGCCGACGGCGAGCTGTACAAGCTCTGGTACACCAGCGTGCCCGCGCCCGAGCGCATGGAAGCCGAGATCGTGCGGCGCCTGGGCCTGCAGGAGCAGGGCTCGATGCTGCCGTTCGCGGTGCGCGACGCCGCGGGCGAACTGGCGGGCATGACCACTTACATGAATATCGACGCGGCCAACCGGCGCGTGGAGATCGGCTCGACCTGGTACGCGCGCCGGGTCCAGCGCACGCCGCTGAACACCGAGTGCAAGCTGATGCTGCTCGGCCATGCCTTCGACCAGCTCGACTGCATCGCCGTTGAATTCCGCACGCACTGGATGAACCAGCAGAGCCGCGCCGCGATTGCGCGCCTCGGCGCCAAGCAGGACGGCGTGCTGCGCAACCACCAGCGCATGCAGGACGGCTCGTTGCGCGATACCGTGGTGTTTTCGATCATCGCCAGCGAATGGCCGACGGTGCGTCAACACCTGCAATTCCAGCTTGACCGTCCGCGCTGA
- a CDS encoding FAD:protein FMN transferase: MRRNVLRAAAATMPMLATAMFVRPALADATVTRASRRLLGTQVDIVVQDSSYQAARSGIAAAFAEMARLEQLMSRYRPDSQVSALQRAAGRQPVPVAPELMAVLQAAAALSARTGGAFDITVGAFAGWHFGEGNARVPASAELARERTLVDYRQVMLDERRGEAMLLRPGMRLDLGGIAKLPILQAGMQALRRHGLHHAMINGGGDVLASGQLQGRDWRVSVRDPRAPARLLGVLEVSDAVVASSGDYERCFVANGRRYHHVLDPATGMPASGPHGVTLVASPAVAVNGLGAALMVAGKSAAAGLLLDAAGVDALVVGDGEPWLTAGMRRRLAGVAA, from the coding sequence ATGCGGCGCAACGTTCTGCGCGCCGCCGCGGCCACCATGCCGATGCTTGCCACCGCCATGTTCGTCAGGCCCGCGTTGGCCGATGCCACGGTCACGCGCGCATCGCGGCGCCTGCTGGGCACGCAGGTCGATATCGTGGTGCAGGACAGTTCTTACCAGGCTGCAAGGTCCGGCATCGCCGCCGCCTTTGCGGAAATGGCGCGCCTGGAGCAATTGATGTCGCGCTACCGGCCGGACAGCCAGGTCAGCGCGCTGCAGCGCGCAGCGGGCCGGCAGCCGGTGCCGGTCGCACCGGAACTGATGGCAGTGCTCCAAGCGGCGGCAGCACTGTCGGCGCGCACCGGTGGCGCGTTTGACATCACCGTCGGCGCCTTTGCCGGCTGGCACTTCGGTGAAGGCAATGCACGCGTGCCGGCTTCCGCCGAGCTGGCACGCGAACGGACGCTGGTGGACTACCGGCAGGTCATGCTCGACGAACGCCGGGGCGAAGCGATGCTGCTGCGCCCCGGCATGCGCCTGGACCTGGGCGGCATCGCCAAGCTGCCGATCCTGCAGGCCGGCATGCAGGCACTGCGCAGGCATGGATTGCATCATGCCATGATCAATGGCGGCGGCGATGTGCTGGCGAGCGGCCAGCTGCAAGGGCGCGACTGGCGCGTGAGCGTGCGCGATCCGCGCGCACCGGCACGGCTGCTGGGCGTACTGGAGGTATCCGACGCCGTGGTAGCGTCATCGGGCGACTATGAGCGCTGCTTCGTCGCCAACGGCAGGCGCTACCACCACGTGCTCGACCCCGCCACCGGCATGCCGGCGTCGGGTCCGCATGGCGTGACGCTGGTGGCTTCACCGGCTGTGGCGGTCAATGGACTCGGTGCCGCGTTGATGGTGGCTGGCAAGTCCGCCGCGGCCGGCCTGCTGCTCGATGCGGCCGGCGTCGATGCGTTGGTCGTCGGCGACGGTGAGCCGTGGCTTACGGCAGGGATGCGCCGCCGGCTGGCAGGTGTGGCAGCGTAG
- a CDS encoding AAA family ATPase, protein MSNTANASAQASSAQQARFEGSDQYVATDDLKLAVNAARTLQRPLLIKGEPGTGKTMLAEEVAAALGMPLLQWHIKSTTKAQQGLYEYDAVSRLRDSQLGDDRVHDIRNYIVKGVLWQAFEADQQVVLLIDEIDKADIEFPNDLLRELDRMEFYVYETRELVKAKHRPLVIITSNNEKELPDAFLRRCFFHYIRFPDADTMQQIVDVHYPGIKRELVAAALESFYEMRNLPGLKKKPSTSELIDWLKLLMSEDIPPDALKSPDKKAAIPPLHGALLKNEQDVHLFERLVFMNRANR, encoded by the coding sequence ATGTCAAACACCGCCAACGCTTCCGCCCAAGCTTCTTCCGCCCAGCAGGCCCGTTTCGAGGGCAGTGACCAGTATGTCGCCACCGACGACCTCAAGCTGGCCGTCAACGCCGCGCGCACGCTGCAGCGCCCGCTGCTGATCAAGGGCGAGCCCGGCACCGGCAAGACCATGCTGGCCGAGGAAGTGGCCGCCGCGCTCGGCATGCCGCTGCTGCAGTGGCATATCAAGTCGACCACCAAGGCGCAGCAGGGCCTGTACGAGTACGACGCGGTCTCGCGCCTGCGCGACTCGCAGCTCGGCGACGACCGCGTGCACGACATCCGCAACTACATCGTCAAGGGCGTGCTGTGGCAGGCCTTCGAGGCCGACCAGCAAGTGGTGCTGCTGATCGACGAGATCGACAAGGCCGACATCGAATTCCCCAACGACCTGCTGCGCGAACTCGATCGCATGGAGTTCTACGTCTACGAGACGCGCGAACTGGTCAAGGCGAAGCACCGTCCGCTGGTGATCATCACCTCGAACAACGAGAAGGAACTGCCCGACGCCTTCCTGCGCCGCTGCTTCTTCCACTACATCAGGTTCCCGGACGCCGACACCATGCAGCAGATCGTCGACGTGCACTACCCCGGCATCAAGCGCGAGCTGGTCGCCGCCGCGCTGGAATCGTTCTACGAGATGCGCAACCTGCCGGGCCTGAAGAAGAAACCGTCCACCTCCGAGCTGATCGACTGGCTCAAGCTGCTGATGTCCGAGGACATCCCGCCCGATGCGCTGAAGAGCCCCGACAAGAAGGCCGCGATCCCGCCGCTGCACGGCGCGCTGCTGAAGAACGAGCAGGACGTGCACCTGTTCGAGCGCCTGGTGTTCATGAACCGCGCCAACCGCTGA
- a CDS encoding vWA domain-containing protein, producing MLIDFFFSLRHAKLPVSVKEYLTMLEALKAQVITPSIDEFYYLSRMTLVKDEKHFDKFDQAFAAYFKGVESLVDWKSDIPLDWLQKTLERELSAEEKAKIEAMGGLDKLMERLKQLLEEQKEKHEGGNKWIGTGGTSPFGHGGYNPEGIRIGGPSKGNRTAIKVWEARTYKDYDDQVELGTRNIKVALRRLRRFARDGADTELDLDDTIHSTAANAGLLDIKLRPERHNKVKVLMLMDVGGSMDDHIKRVEELFSATKTEFKHLEYYYFHNCLYDYVWKNNRRRHAEKLATWDLLHKYTSDYKIIFVGDATMSPYEILQPGGSVEYNNAEAGAVWLNRMTEQFPHFVWLNPEPEGLWQYRQSITVINQLMKGRMYPVTLAGLESAMKVLSK from the coding sequence ATGCTGATCGACTTCTTCTTCTCGCTGCGCCACGCCAAGCTGCCGGTCTCGGTCAAGGAATACCTGACCATGCTGGAAGCGCTCAAGGCGCAGGTCATCACGCCCTCGATCGACGAGTTCTACTACCTGTCGCGCATGACGCTGGTCAAGGACGAGAAGCACTTCGACAAGTTCGACCAGGCCTTTGCCGCCTACTTCAAGGGTGTGGAAAGCCTGGTTGACTGGAAGTCCGACATCCCGCTCGACTGGCTGCAGAAGACGCTGGAGCGCGAGCTGTCGGCCGAGGAAAAGGCCAAGATCGAGGCCATGGGCGGCCTCGACAAGCTGATGGAACGCCTCAAGCAACTGCTCGAGGAGCAGAAGGAAAAGCACGAGGGCGGCAACAAGTGGATCGGCACCGGCGGCACCTCGCCGTTCGGGCACGGCGGCTACAACCCCGAAGGCATCCGCATCGGCGGCCCGAGCAAGGGCAACCGCACCGCGATCAAGGTGTGGGAAGCGCGCACCTACAAGGACTATGACGACCAGGTCGAACTGGGCACGCGCAACATCAAGGTGGCGCTGCGCCGCCTGCGCCGTTTTGCGCGCGACGGGGCCGACACCGAGCTGGACCTGGACGACACTATCCACTCGACCGCGGCCAATGCCGGCCTGCTCGACATCAAGCTGCGGCCCGAGCGCCACAACAAGGTCAAGGTGCTGATGCTGATGGACGTGGGCGGCTCGATGGACGACCACATCAAGCGCGTGGAAGAACTGTTCTCGGCCACCAAGACCGAGTTCAAGCACCTGGAGTACTACTACTTCCACAACTGCCTGTACGACTACGTGTGGAAGAACAACCGCCGCCGCCACGCCGAGAAACTGGCCACGTGGGACCTGCTGCACAAGTACACGTCCGACTACAAGATCATCTTCGTCGGCGACGCGACCATGAGCCCGTACGAGATCCTGCAGCCCGGCGGCTCGGTCGAATACAACAACGCCGAGGCCGGCGCGGTGTGGCTGAACCGCATGACCGAGCAGTTCCCACACTTCGTCTGGCTCAACCCCGAGCCCGAAGGCCTGTGGCAGTACCGCCAGTCGATCACGGTGATCAACCAGCTGATGAAGGGGCGCATGTACCCGGTCACGCTGGCGGGGCTGGAATCGGCGATGAAGGTGCTGTCGAAGTGA